A genomic window from Silene latifolia isolate original U9 population chromosome Y, ASM4854445v1, whole genome shotgun sequence includes:
- the LOC141631244 gene encoding uncharacterized protein LOC141631244 — MLKVSKAFFILGMLVSVSWGVKNMPNNCVSRGHFSVSKAYDGIGKHYPTIAVFKAIKQCTVVSRHRVTLMLVAQSKLATIDLLASKGLPIVNRCYSCKAKAETAHHLFFHCQFSIKLLKHIKQWFRLTSASNDLCFLHVWTNQRKQKRRWKNSWISCCLGSMVYSIWQERNLRAFENRERQLSALIKEVQSTVNILLLSKVSENVYGEVVKALNT, encoded by the coding sequence ATGCTGAAAGTCTCAAAAGCATTCTTCATACTAGGAATGCTTGTATCAGTCAGTTGGGGAGTAAAAAATATGCCGAACAATTGTGTCAGTAGAGGGCATTTTTCTGTAAGTAAGGCATATGATGGAATTGGGAAGCATTACCCAACCATCGCTGTTTTCAAAGCTATTAAGCAGTGCACCGTGGTATCTAGGCATCGAGTCACTCTTATGTTAGTAGCTCAAAGCAAACTGGCTACTATTGACTTGCTTGCTAGCAAAGGTCTTCCCATAGTAAACAGGTGCTATTCGTGTAAAGCTAAGGCTGAGACTGCCCATCACCTCTTCTTCCATTGCCAATTCTCTATTAAGTTACTCAAGCACATCAAGCAATGGTTCAGACTCACTTCAGCTAGTAATGATCTTTGCTTTCTCCATGTTTGGACAAATCAGAGGAAGCAAAAGAGGCGTTGGAAAAATAGCTGGATTAGTTGTTGCCTTGGCAGCATGGTGTACTCTATTTGGCAGGAGCGAAATCTCCGAGCATTTGAAAATAGAGAAAGACAACTCTCAGCTTTGATCAAAGAGGTTCAATCTACGGTCAACATTTTGCTTCTAAGCAAAGTTTCTGAGAATGTTTATGGCGAGGTAGTAAAAGCTTTGAATACTTGA